In Candidatus Tanganyikabacteria bacterium, the following are encoded in one genomic region:
- a CDS encoding S8 family serine peptidase, translated as MQLEKVLLGLAIAAMAGCAPGVVAPTGQEALPGELIVRFRDGTPVAARQALRMRFGADAEAGALPDTEKWRLPEGRDPGAVMAVVSGEPEIKYATRNYVRRVLGFRAAELKTIYPSGLWALEQIKAPEAWDTYFSADNPPGKGVLVAVVDSGVDVRHPDLSANIARDGQGNPLYVDVLRDASSSYDVCRGYYYDWVTAYRDVTHLGPDGHGHGTHVAGIIAAQAGNPAYGYENIVGVAPAAQILPVKTMDCRGDGQDWNIAYGIKAAADMGARVLNLSIGGPEPSSLLEDALGYAIAKGTLIVVAAGNGSGSPVFYPAAYPGVIAVGAVNRDDVYQSFSNIGPEMALVAPGGTINQTVEGILSTVPTYITEMDKTGKHGFARVSGTSQASPFVAGAAALIWSREPSLTADQVRERLYASAADLGTRGFDTKHGWGRLDVAAALALGDHRYAAP; from the coding sequence ATGCAGCTTGAAAAGGTGTTGCTTGGCCTCGCCATCGCCGCGATGGCCGGCTGCGCGCCGGGCGTGGTGGCTCCGACGGGCCAGGAAGCGCTTCCCGGCGAGCTGATCGTACGCTTCCGGGACGGGACGCCCGTCGCCGCCCGGCAGGCGCTGCGCATGCGCTTCGGGGCCGACGCCGAGGCCGGAGCGCTGCCCGATACCGAGAAATGGCGTCTGCCCGAGGGGCGCGACCCTGGTGCGGTGATGGCGGTCGTGTCCGGAGAGCCCGAGATCAAGTACGCCACGCGCAACTACGTGCGCCGGGTGCTGGGCTTCCGGGCCGCCGAACTCAAGACGATCTACCCGTCCGGCCTGTGGGCGCTGGAGCAGATCAAGGCGCCCGAGGCCTGGGACACGTACTTCTCGGCCGATAATCCGCCCGGCAAGGGCGTGCTGGTGGCGGTCGTGGATTCGGGCGTGGACGTTCGGCACCCCGACCTCTCGGCAAACATCGCCAGGGACGGGCAGGGTAATCCGCTCTACGTGGACGTCCTGCGCGACGCGTCGAGCAGCTACGACGTCTGTCGCGGCTACTACTACGACTGGGTCACGGCATACCGGGACGTCACGCACCTCGGGCCGGACGGCCACGGGCACGGCACCCACGTCGCGGGCATCATCGCCGCGCAGGCCGGCAATCCGGCCTACGGTTACGAGAACATCGTCGGGGTCGCGCCAGCGGCGCAGATCCTGCCGGTCAAGACGATGGACTGCCGCGGCGACGGGCAGGACTGGAACATCGCCTACGGCATCAAGGCCGCCGCCGACATGGGAGCCCGGGTGCTGAACCTCTCGATCGGCGGACCCGAGCCCAGTTCGCTGCTCGAGGATGCCCTCGGCTACGCGATCGCCAAGGGCACCCTGATCGTCGTGGCGGCCGGCAACGGCAGCGGTTCGCCGGTCTTCTACCCGGCGGCCTATCCGGGCGTCATCGCGGTGGGCGCGGTCAATCGCGACGACGTCTACCAGAGCTTCTCGAACATCGGGCCCGAGATGGCCCTGGTCGCTCCGGGCGGCACCATCAACCAGACCGTCGAGGGGATCCTGTCGACCGTTCCGACCTATATCACCGAGATGGACAAGACCGGGAAGCACGGCTTCGCCCGGGTCTCGGGCACCTCGCAGGCCTCGCCCTTCGTGGCCGGCGCCGCCGCGCTCATCTGGTCGCGCGAACCCTCGCTTACGGCCGATCAGGTGCGCGAACGGCTCTACGCCTCGGCCGCCGACCTTGGCACCCGCGGCTTCGACACGAAACACGGCTGGGGGCGCCTGGACGTCGCCGCCGCCTTGGCTCTGGGCGATCACCGGTACGCCGCGCCATGA
- a CDS encoding carboxypeptidase regulatory-like domain-containing protein, translating to MNARKALWPLALGLVMLLAGCPPAESPISLDDGVTRPVVRPAATAPPGVDRTPQANPGEFYPLGGARLYVEARTAGGGAPLPGAEISAIGPGLGFGTASATGDLTLGPLPLGTYELRVEADGRVVFARTVQLTVPRSRVEVKAELAQAARTVVGHVTDSSGVAVQHARVALGKAWTYTDGAGDYSLATADAGDVTIVKTGFQPLASAGGDAALTRAAPRVSFENDPFGSPSQTAFATLRGAIGAMGWTVADRDATSQIRIWAAPNAVSDAQAKDAAAFVAAGGKLLVLADWGGASAYSPEAAKRLLVPLGLQVNADLVRVPGSLLGRPEWFNPAVAAATPAAIGNPTVALLGACSILAAPPGARILTAPSDGYRVQAAGSSGLAVAAVRQISTGLAMVIGDTSAWLDPDIGRQDNLSFIRNVLAW from the coding sequence ATGAACGCGCGTAAAGCGCTCTGGCCCCTGGCGCTGGGCCTGGTCATGCTGCTCGCCGGCTGCCCGCCGGCCGAAAGCCCCATCTCGCTGGACGACGGCGTCACGCGGCCCGTCGTCAGGCCGGCGGCCACCGCGCCGCCCGGGGTCGACCGCACGCCGCAGGCGAATCCCGGCGAGTTCTATCCCCTGGGCGGGGCGCGCCTCTACGTGGAGGCCCGTACGGCCGGCGGCGGGGCGCCCCTGCCGGGAGCAGAGATCAGCGCCATCGGGCCGGGCCTGGGTTTCGGGACGGCCAGCGCGACCGGCGACCTCACGCTGGGCCCCCTGCCCCTGGGCACCTACGAATTGCGCGTGGAGGCCGACGGGCGGGTGGTGTTCGCCCGGACGGTGCAGCTCACCGTGCCGCGGTCGCGCGTGGAGGTCAAGGCCGAACTCGCGCAGGCCGCGCGCACCGTGGTGGGCCACGTGACCGACTCTTCGGGGGTCGCGGTGCAGCATGCCCGCGTGGCCCTGGGCAAGGCATGGACGTACACCGACGGAGCGGGCGACTACTCGCTGGCCACCGCGGACGCCGGCGACGTCACCATCGTCAAGACCGGCTTCCAGCCGCTGGCCAGCGCCGGCGGCGACGCCGCGCTCACCCGGGCCGCGCCGAGGGTTTCGTTCGAGAACGACCCGTTCGGCTCGCCCAGCCAGACCGCATTCGCGACGTTGCGGGGCGCGATAGGGGCCATGGGCTGGACCGTGGCCGACCGCGACGCCACGTCCCAGATCCGCATCTGGGCCGCCCCGAATGCGGTCAGCGACGCGCAGGCGAAGGATGCGGCGGCCTTCGTGGCCGCGGGCGGCAAGCTGCTCGTACTGGCCGACTGGGGCGGCGCTTCGGCCTACAGCCCCGAGGCCGCCAAGCGCCTCCTGGTGCCGCTGGGCCTGCAGGTCAACGCGGATCTCGTCCGCGTCCCCGGCAGCCTCCTGGGCCGGCCGGAATGGTTCAATCCTGCCGTGGCCGCGGCCACGCCGGCGGCCATCGGCAACCCGACCGTGGCGCTACTGGGCGCCTGCTCGATCCTCGCGGCTCCGCCCGGCGCGCGCATCCTCACGGCGCCCTCCGACGGCTACCGCGTCCAGGCGGCTGGCTCCAGCGGCCTGGCTGTCGCGGCGGTGCGTCAGATCTCGACCGGGCTGGCGATGGTCATCGGCGACACCTCGGCCTGGCTGGACCCCGACATCGGCCGCCAGGACAACCTGAGCTTCATCCGGAACGTGCTGGCCTGGTGA
- a CDS encoding nucleotidyltransferase family protein, producing the protein MRARVPLDTAWLADFCERWRISELSLFGSALRDDFGPDSDIDILVEFEAHAGIGYFALSRIEDDLAVHFGRNVDVVPKRALRPQIRDEILASREVVIAAA; encoded by the coding sequence ATGCGAGCGCGTGTCCCTCTCGACACCGCCTGGCTGGCGGACTTCTGCGAGCGCTGGCGGATTTCGGAGCTCTCGTTGTTCGGCTCGGCGTTGCGAGACGATTTCGGGCCGGACAGCGACATCGACATCCTGGTCGAGTTCGAGGCGCACGCGGGCATCGGCTACTTCGCTCTCTCGCGCATCGAAGACGACCTGGCGGTTCACTTCGGAAGAAACGTGGACGTCGTCCCGAAGCGAGCGCTCAGGCCGCAAATTCGGGACGAGATACTCGCGAGCCGCGAGGTCGTGATTGCAGCGGCCTGA
- a CDS encoding DUF86 domain-containing protein → MQRPDHLGLGDIREAIGAIERFLTGVDLYRFLESEIIRHAVLLNLIVIGEAATSLSDAFKGHNSHISWREPIRLRNRLVHGYFAVDWEMVWDTATRDVPALARDLASVSS, encoded by the coding sequence TTGCAGCGGCCTGATCACCTCGGCCTCGGGGACATTCGGGAAGCCATCGGGGCTATCGAGCGATTTCTTACCGGTGTAGACCTGTACCGCTTCCTCGAGTCGGAGATCATTCGGCACGCGGTGTTGCTGAACTTGATCGTGATCGGGGAAGCCGCTACCTCGCTATCGGATGCTTTCAAGGGCCACAATTCGCACATCTCGTGGCGCGAACCGATCCGGCTCAGAAACCGCCTGGTGCATGGCTACTTCGCCGTGGACTGGGAAATGGTTTGGGACACGGCCACACGGGACGTCCCGGCCTTGGCGAGGGACCTCGCCTCGGTTTCCTCCTGA
- a CDS encoding helix-turn-helix domain-containing protein → MAQGVAWSLDLRIRAVEAYNNGEGTLSEVAERFNIGRRTLSLLLLRERETGTVEPSKNRGRPPRRVDDAGRDRIRSLVQARPDATLDELTDAYNSGATPESRISRQTLGREVRRLDLTQKKDPDCVGEG, encoded by the coding sequence ATGGCGCAAGGTGTAGCGTGGTCCTTGGATCTGCGTATTCGGGCGGTCGAAGCCTACAACAACGGCGAAGGTACGCTTAGTGAGGTCGCTGAGCGGTTCAACATCGGCAGGAGAACGCTCTCCCTGCTGCTCCTGCGGGAGCGAGAGACCGGTACGGTAGAACCGTCCAAGAACAGGGGGAGACCACCCCGGCGCGTGGACGATGCTGGGCGGGATCGAATTCGGTCGTTGGTGCAAGCCCGGCCTGATGCGACGCTTGATGAGCTGACTGATGCGTACAACAGTGGCGCCACGCCAGAATCCAGGATCAGCCGGCAGACGTTGGGCCGGGAGGTCCGCCGCCTGGATTTGACACAAAAAAAAGACCCTGACTGCGTCGGAGAGGGATGA